A window of the Helianthus annuus cultivar XRQ/B chromosome 4, HanXRQr2.0-SUNRISE, whole genome shotgun sequence genome harbors these coding sequences:
- the LOC110937358 gene encoding homeobox protein LUMINIDEPENDENS, with translation MATSNTNQQLALVVSSNTTTSYEELLESQKELISNQICELQNIVSKQCKLTGVNPLSQEMAAGALSIKIGKRPRDLLNPKAIKYMQSIFSVKDEISKKEMRAISALFGLTATQVRDFFNAQRARVRRFIRLSREKAVQSAESVQQHDESMSSNVDPPNNPVPLNAVGPSSIEAPSCSAQDEVLPDTDESEKYFIAHIFDLLRKEETFSGQVKLMEWILQIQNASVLYWFLTNGGVMILASWLSQAATEEQTTVLHVILRVLCHLPLHKALPAHMSATLQSVNKLRFYRKSDISNRAKSLLSRWSKMFARSQAMRKPNGNISSVDAQNEMLLKQSIGEIMENESLESRIDNPGAIYSLQENPENSRSQSIKLLTGPSDDSNMKLLRGVSSSHTRERRKVQLVEQPGQKPANRGPQVTRIVNANQGRPLSADDIQKAKMRAQFMRNKYGESYKSPHVKTEVSRAKAHVHPKVEEDLTSSSSMTSVTAKPHVQPKVAEHKSPVKRGSGDEIQALLVHCKEIMDSEEPVWKKCKRLQISWAVPPEMKINKEWSVCSGENSKEIDVQNNRIKREKEVFYTTPLEIPPNPKEPWDREMDYDDSLTPEIPTDQLPDEDDSMVAQPAEMAGDHTSNYAASTSTLAENNNRNMPGPDLELLAVLLKNPQIVFALTAGQGGSLTNEQMVKLLDAVKANAASGGSINTLVNGLVERKAEEKVEVSLPSPTPSSNPVTSGWRTESAKNPFSRQSVTVNGDPYAIPGVYYQETTQPTVAPITHQRFSNLVPDRGSVPAAINGLPTANLTQQAISPVVHQRFPDMVPDQRNIPAAGRAFSNAYYLPEHGGSQIQPQRQVVPEPRLSTIQSWAGQESLASSPYSTVEPSTTYNTYGNTYGTREFAQTGPSLAGPSRVRNGGYRDGPGFESWSPNNSPVRSHEYVDGWEYSDPHGRIYNHRPEMSRMQHDISRYRDQGGRNGGSHWRDRRR, from the exons ATGGCGACATCGAACACAAATCAGCAGCTCGCGCTGGTAGTATCCTCCAACACTACGACGTCGTATGAGGAGTTGTTGGAGTCTCAGAAAGAACTGATAAGCAACCAGATCTGTGAGCTGCAAAACATCGTTTCCAAACAATGCAAGCTTACCGGTGTCAATCCGTTATCCCAAGAAATG GCAGCAGGGGCTCTTTCAATTAAAATCG GGAAAAGACCCAGAGATCTATTGAATCCCAAAGCAATAAAATACATGCAATCAATTTTTTCTGTTAAAGATGAAATAAGCAAGAAGGAAATGCGAGCAATTAGTGCTCTTTTTGGCTTGACAGCGACGCAG GTGAGGGACTTCTTTAATGCTCAACGCGCAAGAGTTCGGAGATTTATTCGATTATCTAGGGAGAAAGCGGTCCAGTCAGCAGAAAGTGTGCAACAGCATGACGAGTCAATGAGCTCTAATGTGGACCCACCTAATAATCCAGTTCCTTTGAACGCTGTGGGCCCATCAAGTATCGAAGCACCTTCTTGTTCTGCACAAGATGAGGTTTTACCTGATACAGACGAGTCAGAGAAGTATTTTATTGCTCATATATTTGATCTTCTGCGGAAAGAAGAAACATTTTCTGGACAAGTCAAATTGATGGAATGGATCTTGCAAATACAAAATGCTTCAGTGCTCTATTG GTTTTTGACGAATGGAGGTGTGATGATCTTAGCTTCATGGTTGAGTCAAGCAGCAACGGAAGAGCAAACAACTGTTCTTCATGTCATTCTCCGG GTCCTTTGTCACCTGCCATTACATAAAGCTCTCCCAGCACACATGTCAGCAACATTGCAAAGTGTCAATAAACTTCGGTTTTACCGAAAATCAG ATATCTCAAACAGGGCAAAAAGTCTATTGTCTAGATGGAGCAAAATGTTTGCAAGAAGTCAAGCTATGAGAAAACCTAATGGTAACATATCCTCCGTTGATGCTCAGAATGAGATGCTACTGAAGCAAAG CATTGGTGAAATTATGGAAAATGAATCACTGGAGTCAAGAATTGACAACcct GGAGCTATATATTCATTGCAAGAGAACCCTGAAAACTCCAG GTCACAGTCCATCAAATTGCTCACAGGGCCTTCGGATGATTCAAATATGAAGCTCCTAAGAGGTGTATCTTCATCTC ATACCAGGGAACGTAGAAAAGTACAGCTCGTGGAGCAACCAGGCCAAAAACCAGCTAATCGTGGTCCACAAGTTACCAGGATTGTTAATGCAAACCAGGGGCGTCCACTTTCAGCCGATGATATACAGAAAGCCAAAATGCGGGCCCAGTTCATGAGGAATAAATACGGGGAAAGCTACAAAAGCCCTCATGTGAAAACTGAAGTCTCGCGGGCTAAAGCTCATGTTCATCCTAAAGTTGAGGAAGATCTTACTTCATCTTCTAGCATGACATCTGTAACCGCTAAACCTCATGTTCAGCCCAAAGTAGCGGAACACAAGTCACCTGTGAAGCGCGGGTCAGGTGATGAAATACAGGCGCTTCTGGTGCACTGTAAGGAAATAATGGACTCAGAGGAACCTGTGTGGAAGAAGTGCAAGAGGTTGCAGATATCATGGGCGGTCCCACCGG AAATGAAAATCAATAAAGAGTGGAGTGTGTGTTCTGGTGAAAACAGCAAAGAAATCGACGTCCAAAACAACCGAATCAAACGTGAAAAAGAAGTTTTCTACACCACACCTCTTGAAATCCCACCAAATCCCAAAGAACCATGGGACCGAGAAATGGACTATGACGATTCACTAACACCCGAAATCCCTACCGACCAACTTCCCGACGAGGATGACAGTATGGTGGCCCAGCCCGCAGAAATGGCCGGTGACCATACAAGCAATTATGCAGCGAGTACAAGTACACTGGCCGAAAATAACAATAGGAACATGCCTGGACCTGATCTCGAATTACTAGCAGTGTTGCTTAAAAATCCGCAAATTGTATTCGCACTCACTGCTGGTCAAGGTGGGAGTTTGACCAATGAACAAATGGTTAAGCTTCTTGATGCAGTCAAGGCTAACGCGGCAAGTGGTGGCTCGATTAATACTCTTGTTAATGGGTTAGTTGAAAGGAAAGCAGAGGAAAAAGTTGAAGTTTCACTACCATCTCCAACTCCCTCCAGCAACCCTGTAACG AGTGGATGGCGGACGGAAAGTGCTAAAAATCCATTTTCTCGACAAAGTGTGACGGTTAACGGTGACCCTTATGCCATTCCAGGAGTTTATTATCAAGAAACAACCCAACCTACGGTTGCTCCGATTACACACCAGAGATTTTCCAATTTGGTCCCTGACCGTGGAAGCGTTCCGGCGGCCATCAATGGGCTGCCGACAGCTAATTTGACCCAACAAGCCATCTCTCCGGTGGTACATCAGAGGTTTCCCGATATGGTCCCTGACCAGAGGAACATTCCGGCAGCTGGCCGTGCATTTTCAAACGCCTACTACTTGCCGGAACACGGTGGGTCCCAAATACAGCCTCAACGGCAAGTGGTGCCCGAGCCCCGGTTATCAACGATTCAGTCTTGGGCGGGCCAGGAAAGTTTAGCGTCGAGTCCGTACTCTACTGTGGAGCCTAGTACGACATACAATACATATGGCAATACATATGGTACAAGAGAATTTGCACAAACAGGCCCGTCACTTGCGGGTCCATCTCGTGTGAGAAACGGAGGATACCGAGACGGGCCTGGGTTTGAATCTTGGAGCCCCAACAATAGTCCGGTTAGGTCTCACGAATATGTTGATGGTTGGGAATATTCAGACCCACATGGCCGAATTTACAATCATAGACCAGAGATGTCTAGAATGCAACATGATATTTCTCGGTATCGAGATCAGGGTGGTAGGAATGGTGGATCACACTGGCGGGATAGGAGGAGATGA